One region of Clostridiales bacterium genomic DNA includes:
- a CDS encoding stage III sporulation protein AE: MKKRLLVLLTVLLVLAACTPGAFAYDVAAEQAADFGTASLESALPEQAYDAFGELSVADAAQPQSLLAKLWAYVLHEGGGAVASAARNAALLLAIVFLSALCASLSVSGACGKVTQMAGTVAVAALSVTHVTSCITAGSEALATLRDFSKILLPSMCAAAAASGAATSAATKYAATSLFLDVLLSAETAVLLPLLYLYAGTVICGTTLENDVLASLSGLLRKAFRLLLIGFASVFTLYLSLTGILTGSADAAAAKAVKTAVSAALPVVGSIVADAASTVTSSAAILRSGIGIVGVVSVAAMCVTPYLQFAVHYVLYKLAAGIAESFADKRVGRLIDGFADVYGFLLGMVGVASLILFLSIVSSMKAVTG; the protein is encoded by the coding sequence ATGAAAAAGCGGCTGCTTGTGCTTTTGACTGTGCTGCTGGTGCTGGCGGCGTGTACGCCGGGGGCGTTTGCCTACGATGTTGCGGCTGAGCAGGCAGCGGATTTCGGCACGGCGTCGCTGGAATCCGCGCTTCCGGAGCAGGCATATGACGCCTTCGGTGAACTGTCCGTTGCGGATGCCGCGCAGCCGCAGTCCCTGCTCGCAAAGCTCTGGGCCTATGTGCTGCACGAGGGCGGCGGGGCCGTCGCGTCGGCGGCGCGCAATGCGGCGCTGCTGCTGGCGATCGTGTTTCTGTCGGCGCTGTGCGCGTCCCTTTCCGTGAGCGGCGCCTGCGGAAAGGTCACGCAGATGGCCGGCACGGTGGCGGTCGCCGCGCTGAGCGTTACGCACGTGACCTCATGCATCACCGCGGGCAGCGAGGCACTTGCAACGCTGCGGGATTTTTCCAAGATCCTGCTGCCGAGCATGTGTGCCGCCGCGGCGGCGAGTGGCGCGGCGACGTCGGCGGCCACAAAATACGCGGCGACTTCACTGTTTCTGGATGTGCTTCTGTCCGCGGAGACAGCGGTGCTCCTGCCGCTGCTGTATCTGTACGCAGGTACGGTCATCTGCGGCACAACGCTCGAAAACGACGTGCTTGCGTCCCTCAGCGGTCTGCTGCGCAAGGCGTTCCGGCTGCTGCTCATCGGCTTTGCGAGCGTGTTCACGCTCTACCTGTCGCTGACGGGCATCCTCACCGGCTCGGCGGATGCAGCCGCAGCCAAGGCAGTCAAGACGGCCGTCTCTGCCGCGCTTCCGGTCGTCGGCAGCATCGTGGCCGATGCGGCGTCCACGGTCACTTCCAGCGCCGCGATCCTGCGCAGCGGCATTGGCATCGTCGGCGTCGTCAGTGTCGCCGCTATGTGCGTCACGCCGTATTTGCAGTTCGCCGTGCACTATGTCCTGTATAAGCTTGCCGCCGGTATCGCCGAATCGTTCGCGGACAAGCGTGTCGGGCGGCTGATCGACGGCTTTGCGGACGTGTACGGTTTCCTGCTGGGGATGGTCGGCGTGGCGTCGCTCATTTTGTTCCTCTCGATCGTGTCGAGTATGAAGGCGGTGACAGGATGA
- the spoIIIAC gene encoding stage III sporulation protein AC, which translates to MDVDLVFKIAAIGILVAVLNILLSRAGRDEQALMTTIAGLVVVLVLVIQKISELFDLIKSLFSL; encoded by the coding sequence ATGGACGTTGACCTTGTCTTTAAGATTGCGGCGATCGGTATTCTGGTCGCCGTGCTCAATATCCTGCTCTCGCGCGCCGGGCGCGACGAGCAGGCGCTCATGACGACCATTGCCGGTCTGGTCGTGGTGCTGGTGCTGGTGATCCAGAAGATCAGCGAGCTGTTCGATTTAATCAAGAGCCTGTTTTCCCTGTGA
- a CDS encoding stage III sporulation protein AB yields MTRLHWVGAALVFLGSTAAGFALRQELRLRLRLLTAVIDSLNLLRSDIVGRLLPLPEALRHLAAGAPEPLSTQYAALADGITDGGRPFSESWAAAFQALDMLTPDVRAALLTLGEQLGKYDAQIQRRALDTCIETLQAAAAQMQADTTQRGKLFCGLGATLGLLAAVALF; encoded by the coding sequence ATGACGCGCCTGCACTGGGTGGGAGCGGCGCTGGTGTTTCTGGGCAGTACGGCCGCCGGATTCGCGCTGCGGCAGGAGCTGCGGCTGCGGCTGCGCCTGCTCACGGCGGTGATCGACAGCCTGAACCTGCTGCGCAGCGATATCGTCGGCCGTCTGCTGCCGCTGCCGGAGGCGCTGCGCCATCTGGCGGCGGGCGCGCCCGAGCCGCTGAGCACGCAATATGCCGCGCTCGCAGATGGTATCACGGACGGCGGCCGGCCGTTTTCCGAGAGCTGGGCGGCCGCGTTTCAGGCGCTGGACATGCTGACGCCCGATGTGCGCGCAGCGCTGCTGACGCTGGGCGAACAGCTTGGCAAGTATGACGCGCAGATTCAGCGCCGCGCGCTGGACACCTGCATCGAGACGCTGCAGGCTGCTGCGGCGCAGATGCAGGCGGACACGACACAGCGCGGAAAACTCTTTTGCGGCCTCGGCGCGACGCTTGGTCTGCTCGCCGCCGTGGCTCTGTTTTGA
- a CDS encoding ATPase, T2SS/T4P/T4SS family, protein MIFTNQALALFPPALGQAIANTQRDRQELVEEICCRIGQVPVLLTQAHVYPAECRAILAGDLDYLLERATGASVYAAGEQIRQGYLQTAGGCRVGLCGCAYGQAAGQIDGIRQLSSVSVRIPHAVPGCADALLPQLLRDGFCSTLILSPPGSGKTTLLRECVRRLSDMGTRISLMDERGEIAAVQNRAPQFDVGANTDVMTGGQKAACCMMLLRAMRPDVLAFDEISAPEDIEAIRIAAGCGVALLATAHAQSVAALRHRALYRALLDEHIFRRAVCITRSDGERVYTVEDLT, encoded by the coding sequence ATGATCTTCACAAATCAGGCGCTGGCGCTGTTCCCGCCGGCGCTGGGACAGGCCATTGCGAACACGCAGCGCGACCGGCAGGAACTCGTGGAAGAGATCTGCTGCCGCATCGGCCAGGTGCCCGTGCTGCTGACGCAGGCGCATGTATATCCGGCGGAATGCCGCGCCATTCTGGCGGGTGATCTGGACTATCTGCTCGAGCGCGCGACGGGAGCGTCCGTTTACGCGGCTGGAGAACAGATCCGGCAGGGGTACTTACAGACGGCCGGCGGCTGCCGCGTCGGGCTTTGCGGCTGCGCTTACGGACAGGCTGCCGGGCAGATCGACGGCATCCGGCAGCTGAGCTCCGTGTCTGTGCGCATCCCGCACGCGGTGCCCGGCTGTGCCGATGCGCTTTTGCCGCAGCTGCTCCGCGATGGGTTTTGCAGTACGCTCATCCTCTCGCCGCCCGGCAGCGGGAAAACGACGCTGCTGCGCGAGTGTGTGCGCCGCCTGTCCGATATGGGCACGCGCATCTCGCTCATGGACGAGCGCGGCGAGATCGCGGCCGTGCAGAACCGCGCGCCGCAGTTTGACGTCGGGGCAAATACGGACGTGATGACCGGCGGGCAGAAGGCAGCCTGCTGCATGATGCTCCTGCGCGCCATGCGGCCGGATGTGCTGGCGTTTGACGAGATCAGCGCGCCGGAGGACATCGAGGCCATCCGCATCGCCGCCGGCTGCGGCGTCGCACTGCTGGCGACGGCGCACGCGCAGAGCGTTGCGGCGCTGCGGCACAGGGCGCTGTACCGCGCACTGCTGGACGAGCATATTTTCCGCCGCGCCGTGTGCATCACGCGCAGCGACGGCGAGCGCGTCTATACCGTTGAGGATCTGACATGA
- a CDS encoding DUF1015 domain-containing protein, translating to MRRWSVIACDQFTADAGYWQAVQDTVCDAPSTLRLMLPEFYLGKCDEAAATREIQQTMRRYLDDGVFRTVPHSLVLVQRTLPGGAVRCGVVGALDLEAYDYAPDSVTPIRATEGTVASRLPARVRIRAAAALEMPHIMVFYSDPEDTIRREAQAAAGETLYDFDLMSGGGHVRGLRIAGAKADVLAARLCATGVGTDGAHPMRFAIADGNHSLAAARLCWLEKKQTLTPEQAAADPARYALVELVNLHSPAVTFEPIHRVLFGTDASKWMQAAETALASTDGSGYAISLIAGRARRDILAKGASLGEAIAAMDVFCTAYLAENGGSVDYIHGDDEAIALAAGDGCCGILMPRMDKAELFTSVLRSGPFPKKSFSIGLGADKRYYLECRKL from the coding sequence ATGCGGCGCTGGAGCGTCATTGCCTGTGACCAGTTCACGGCGGATGCCGGCTATTGGCAGGCAGTGCAGGACACCGTCTGCGACGCGCCGTCCACGCTGCGGCTGATGCTGCCGGAGTTTTACCTCGGCAAGTGCGATGAGGCTGCGGCGACGCGCGAGATCCAGCAGACCATGCGCCGTTACCTCGATGACGGCGTGTTCCGCACCGTGCCGCACAGCCTTGTGCTCGTGCAGCGCACGCTGCCGGGCGGCGCCGTGCGCTGCGGCGTTGTCGGCGCGCTCGATCTGGAGGCGTATGATTACGCGCCGGACTCCGTCACGCCGATCCGCGCGACGGAGGGCACGGTCGCCTCGCGCCTTCCGGCGCGTGTGCGCATCCGTGCGGCGGCGGCGCTGGAGATGCCGCACATCATGGTGTTTTACAGCGATCCGGAGGATACGATCCGCCGGGAAGCGCAGGCGGCGGCCGGCGAAACGCTGTATGATTTTGACCTCATGTCCGGCGGCGGTCACGTTCGTGGTCTGCGCATTGCGGGCGCGAAGGCGGATGTGCTTGCCGCGCGCCTGTGCGCGACCGGCGTCGGCACGGACGGCGCGCACCCCATGCGCTTTGCCATCGCGGACGGCAACCACAGTCTGGCGGCAGCCCGTCTGTGCTGGCTGGAGAAGAAACAAACGCTCACGCCCGAGCAGGCGGCGGCCGATCCCGCGCGCTACGCACTCGTTGAGCTTGTGAACCTGCACAGCCCGGCCGTGACGTTTGAACCCATCCACCGCGTGCTCTTCGGTACCGATGCGTCCAAATGGATGCAGGCGGCGGAGACGGCGCTGGCATCCACTGACGGCAGCGGCTATGCGATCTCCCTGATCGCCGGGCGTGCGCGCCGCGACATTCTCGCCAAGGGCGCGTCGCTCGGTGAAGCGATCGCCGCGATGGATGTGTTCTGCACGGCCTATCTCGCGGAAAACGGCGGCTCGGTCGATTATATCCACGGCGACGATGAGGCGATCGCCCTTGCGGCCGGTGATGGCTGCTGCGGAATCCTCATGCCGCGCATGGATAAGGCGGAGCTCTTTACGTCGGTGCTGCGCTCCGGCCCGTTCCCGAAAAAGAGCTTTTCCATCGGCCTCGGCGCGGACAAGCGCTATTACCTCGAGTGCCGCAAACTGTAA
- the glpK gene encoding glycerol kinase GlpK, protein MNGYIIALDQGTTSSRSIIFDSKGNIVSLAQYPFTQIYPKPGWVEHDPMVILESQMLAMSEAFEKSGLSPTDIAGIGITNQRETTIVWDKNTGKPIYNAIVWQCRRTAPICDQLTADGLGPYVKEKTGLLIDAYFSGTKIKWILDNVPGARERAERGELLFGNVDSWLIWNLTGGRAHVSDYSNCSRTMLFDIDNLCWDEELCARLGVPMSMLPTPVPSSMVYGQVTAGLPGLETLEGIPVCGSAGDQAAALLGQACIVPGQAKNTYGTGCFTLMNTGSKSVRSVSGLVTSVAWSVNGKTTYALEGSVFNAGSSIQWLRDELGLIGTAHECDILAESVPDNGGVYLVSAFTGLGAPRWDMYARGAIVGLTRGSNKAHIARATLEGIAYQVKDLLDAMQVDAESPISVLRVDGGASVSSFLMQFQADMLRVPIDRPKLVETTAFGAAFLAGIASGVWESVDDIALLRQSDRIFKPEMDAEQAKQYHDNWLRAVGRAEKWSQE, encoded by the coding sequence ATGAACGGCTACATCATTGCACTTGACCAGGGTACAACCAGTTCCCGCTCCATTATCTTCGACAGTAAGGGCAACATTGTGTCTCTGGCGCAGTATCCTTTTACGCAGATCTACCCGAAGCCGGGCTGGGTAGAGCATGATCCGATGGTCATCCTTGAGAGCCAGATGCTTGCCATGAGCGAGGCGTTTGAAAAGAGCGGCCTGTCGCCGACGGACATCGCTGGCATCGGCATCACGAACCAGCGCGAGACGACGATCGTCTGGGACAAGAACACGGGCAAGCCCATCTATAACGCGATCGTCTGGCAGTGCCGCCGCACGGCGCCCATCTGCGATCAGCTCACGGCCGACGGTCTTGGCCCGTATGTGAAGGAGAAGACCGGCCTGCTCATCGACGCCTATTTTTCCGGCACGAAGATCAAGTGGATCCTCGATAACGTTCCGGGTGCGCGCGAGCGCGCCGAGCGCGGCGAGCTGCTGTTCGGCAATGTGGACTCGTGGCTCATCTGGAATCTGACCGGCGGCCGCGCCCATGTGTCGGACTATTCCAACTGCTCGCGCACGATGCTGTTTGACATTGATAATCTCTGCTGGGACGAGGAGCTCTGCGCGCGTCTCGGCGTTCCGATGAGCATGCTGCCGACGCCGGTGCCGTCGTCCATGGTGTACGGACAGGTGACGGCAGGTCTGCCGGGACTGGAGACGCTCGAGGGCATTCCGGTCTGCGGCAGCGCCGGTGATCAGGCGGCCGCCCTGCTTGGGCAGGCGTGCATCGTGCCGGGCCAGGCGAAAAATACATACGGCACCGGCTGCTTCACGCTCATGAACACCGGTAGCAAATCCGTGCGCAGCGTCAGCGGTCTGGTCACGAGCGTTGCGTGGTCGGTCAACGGTAAGACGACCTATGCGCTCGAGGGCAGCGTGTTCAATGCCGGCAGCTCCATCCAGTGGCTGCGCGACGAGCTCGGCCTGATCGGCACGGCGCATGAGTGCGATATCCTGGCCGAGAGCGTGCCGGACAACGGCGGCGTGTATCTTGTGTCCGCGTTCACCGGTCTCGGCGCGCCGCGCTGGGATATGTACGCCCGCGGCGCGATCGTCGGCCTCACGCGCGGCAGCAACAAGGCACACATCGCCCGCGCCACGCTTGAGGGCATCGCATATCAGGTCAAGGACCTGCTCGATGCCATGCAGGTCGATGCCGAGAGCCCGATCTCCGTCCTGCGTGTGGACGGCGGCGCGTCCGTCAGTTCGTTTTTGATGCAGTTTCAGGCGGATATGCTGCGCGTGCCGATCGACCGGCCGAAGCTGGTCGAGACGACGGCGTTCGGCGCGGCGTTCCTCGCCGGTATTGCCAGCGGCGTCTGGGAGAGCGTGGACGATATTGCGCTCCTGCGCCAGTCTGACCGTATTTTCAAGCCCGAAATGGATGCCGAGCAGGCAAAGCAGTATCACGATAACTGGCTGCGCGCCGTCGGCAGAGCGGAAAAGTGGAGCCAGGAATGA
- a CDS encoding lysophospholipase, translating into MPSFHDFRFLSTDGKHKVFARECTPDGEVRAVLQIAHGVAEHIYRYAPFMEFLANHGFAVVANDHLGHGKTAENEQELCFFAEKDGWNDVVSDMDQLHKLTAAKYPDVPYFLFGHSMGSFLTRTYIIDHPEGLKGVIISGTGQNPAAVVAAGKLMAKLEMIDNGPMYHSPTLDKLAFGSYNKKYDHVRTKLDWLTRDEAIVDQYIADPLCGAMATAGMFHDMMGGLQYIWKTENLNKMNKATPVYFMAGDGDPVGNYGEGVKKVYNRFLKVGCKDVKLKLYKDGRHEMLNELNKDEVYADILDWLNSKI; encoded by the coding sequence ATGCCATCTTTTCATGATTTCAGGTTTTTATCCACTGACGGGAAACACAAGGTATTTGCAAGAGAATGCACCCCCGACGGCGAAGTCCGCGCCGTTTTGCAGATCGCGCACGGCGTCGCCGAGCATATCTATCGTTACGCCCCATTCATGGAGTTTCTGGCCAATCACGGCTTTGCCGTCGTCGCAAACGACCACCTCGGCCACGGCAAGACCGCCGAAAACGAGCAGGAGCTGTGCTTCTTCGCGGAAAAGGACGGCTGGAACGATGTCGTGAGCGACATGGATCAGCTCCATAAGCTGACCGCCGCCAAGTATCCCGACGTCCCCTACTTCCTGTTCGGCCACAGCATGGGCAGCTTCCTGACCCGCACCTATATTATTGACCATCCGGAGGGGCTCAAGGGCGTCATCATCAGCGGCACCGGCCAGAACCCGGCCGCCGTCGTCGCCGCCGGCAAGCTCATGGCAAAGCTCGAGATGATCGACAACGGCCCCATGTATCACAGCCCCACGCTCGACAAGCTTGCCTTCGGCAGCTATAACAAGAAATATGACCACGTGCGCACAAAGCTCGACTGGCTCACCCGCGACGAAGCGATCGTGGATCAGTACATCGCCGACCCGCTCTGCGGCGCGATGGCGACCGCCGGCATGTTCCATGATATGATGGGCGGCCTGCAGTATATCTGGAAGACGGAAAACCTCAACAAGATGAACAAGGCCACCCCGGTCTATTTCATGGCCGGCGACGGCGACCCGGTCGGTAACTACGGCGAGGGCGTCAAGAAGGTCTATAACCGCTTCCTGAAGGTCGGCTGCAAGGACGTAAAGCTCAAGCTCTATAAGGACGGCCGCCACGAGATGCTCAATGAGCTCAACAAGGACGAGGTCTATGCCGATATCCTCGACTGGCTCAACAGTAAGATTTGA
- a CDS encoding TIGR01212 family radical SAM protein (This family includes YhcC from E. coli K-12, an uncharacterized radical SAM protein.): protein MYYHTLNEELRRRFGCKVYKLALDGGFTCPNRDGTIGARGCIFCAGDGSGAFAADRALDIPQQIEAAKVRVAGKNGGGKYIAYFQNFTNTYGSLARMEQLFTQALAPEDVVALSVATRPDCLPDTVIALLQRLNTEKPVWVELGLQTIHPQSAAYIRRGYDLPVFDGAVRRLRAAGLEVIVHQILGLPGETDAQMVQTARYIGQSGAQGIKLHLLHVLRGTDLAADYAAGKFEVLTPEHYIDLLEQCLCVLPPEVVIHRLTGDGAKRDLIAPLWSADKKRVLNAIHAAFARDDLVQGSEL, encoded by the coding sequence ATGTATTATCACACTTTGAACGAGGAGCTGCGCCGCCGCTTCGGCTGCAAGGTCTATAAGCTCGCGCTCGACGGCGGCTTTACCTGTCCGAACCGGGACGGGACTATCGGTGCGCGCGGCTGTATTTTCTGCGCCGGGGACGGTTCCGGTGCCTTCGCCGCTGACCGCGCACTGGACATCCCGCAGCAGATCGAGGCGGCCAAGGTGCGCGTGGCCGGTAAAAACGGCGGCGGTAAATACATTGCCTATTTTCAGAACTTCACGAACACTTATGGCAGTCTCGCGCGCATGGAGCAACTGTTCACGCAGGCGCTTGCGCCGGAGGACGTTGTGGCGCTGTCGGTCGCCACGCGGCCGGACTGCCTGCCGGATACTGTGATCGCGCTGCTGCAGCGGCTGAACACGGAAAAGCCCGTCTGGGTCGAGCTCGGCCTGCAGACCATCCATCCGCAGAGCGCGGCCTATATCCGCCGCGGCTACGATCTGCCGGTGTTTGACGGTGCGGTCCGCCGTCTCCGCGCGGCCGGTCTGGAGGTCATTGTGCACCAGATTCTCGGCCTGCCGGGGGAGACGGATGCGCAGATGGTGCAGACCGCGCGCTATATCGGTCAGAGCGGGGCGCAGGGCATCAAGCTGCACCTGCTGCATGTGCTGCGCGGCACGGATCTGGCGGCGGATTATGCTGCCGGAAAGTTCGAGGTGCTCACGCCGGAGCACTATATCGACCTGCTCGAGCAGTGTCTGTGCGTCCTCCCGCCGGAGGTAGTTATCCACCGCCTGACCGGCGACGGCGCCAAGCGTGACCTCATCGCGCCGCTCTGGAGCGCGGACAAAAAGCGCGTGCTCAATGCGATCCACGCAGCTTTCGCGCGCGACGATCTGGTGCAGGGGTCGGAACTGTAA
- a CDS encoding rod shape-determining protein — protein MIFERDIAIDLGTTNIRVFVRGKGIMLREPSIVAVDKYTGRMLKVGQDAQKMLGRTPANIVAIHPISAGVISDYDMTALMLKELLSRVTSFSLFKPRVLVTVPSSVTGVEERNVIDAVIEAGARKVYLVESAVATAAGAGADISKPDGHLVIDIGGGTTEVAVVSLGGVVESESIKTAGDAFDEAIVRYVRRKHNILIGKRTAEELKIGIACLVPRAEVGIQEVKGRCLTTGLPKSVKISSVELVEAIAEPARDILETIHMVLERTPPELVADVAQNGIIMAGGGSLIYGFDQLVEKDTGIRTTVVDDALSCAAFGSGKMLMNLNDMQDGMVNLARKRQMKA, from the coding sequence ATGATTTTTGAACGTGACATTGCCATCGACCTCGGCACGACCAACATCCGCGTGTTCGTGCGCGGCAAGGGCATCATGCTGCGCGAGCCGTCCATCGTGGCGGTCGACAAGTACACCGGCCGCATGCTCAAGGTCGGTCAGGACGCGCAGAAGATGCTCGGCCGCACACCGGCGAACATCGTGGCCATCCATCCGATCAGCGCGGGCGTCATCTCGGACTATGACATGACGGCGCTCATGCTCAAGGAGCTGCTCTCGCGCGTGACGTCGTTCAGTCTCTTCAAGCCGCGCGTGCTCGTCACCGTGCCGAGCAGCGTGACCGGTGTGGAGGAGCGCAACGTCATCGACGCCGTCATCGAGGCCGGCGCGCGCAAGGTTTACCTTGTCGAGTCGGCCGTGGCCACGGCGGCCGGTGCGGGCGCGGATATCTCCAAGCCGGACGGCCATCTGGTCATCGACATCGGCGGCGGTACGACGGAGGTTGCGGTCGTCTCGCTCGGCGGCGTGGTCGAGAGCGAGTCCATCAAGACCGCCGGCGACGCCTTTGACGAGGCGATCGTGCGCTATGTGCGCCGCAAGCACAACATTCTCATCGGCAAGCGCACGGCCGAGGAGCTCAAGATCGGCATCGCGTGCCTCGTCCCGCGCGCCGAGGTCGGCATTCAGGAGGTCAAGGGCCGCTGCCTGACGACTGGCCTGCCGAAATCCGTGAAGATCAGCTCCGTCGAGCTCGTGGAGGCCATCGCCGAGCCCGCGCGCGACATACTCGAGACCATCCACATGGTGCTTGAGCGTACGCCGCCGGAGCTCGTGGCCGATGTGGCGCAAAACGGCATCATCATGGCCGGCGGCGGCAGCCTGATCTACGGTTTCGACCAGCTCGTGGAAAAGGACACCGGCATCCGCACGACCGTCGTGGACGACGCGCTCTCGTGCGCGGCGTTCGGCAGCGGCAAGATGCTCATGAATCTCAACGACATGCAAGACGGTATGGTCAATCTCGCGCGCAAGCGCCAGATGAAGGCATAA
- a CDS encoding ComF family protein encodes MKVVTFLLDLLYPPRCAFCHDFLETSREGLCAHCKTGLPFAQNGGRQHFPFIPACVSPLNYEGNVRESLLRYKFGGATGYAKVYGRLVAGTVRAELAGEYDLVTWVPLSRRRLRERGYDQARLLAKATAKELGLPLTQTLHKQRNTQPQSGTGDAAKRRANITGAYRMKRSADVTGKRVLLIDDVVTTGATLSECARVLGKAGAEQVVCATVARSAD; translated from the coding sequence ATGAAGGTGGTCACATTCCTGCTCGACCTGCTCTATCCGCCGCGGTGCGCATTCTGCCATGATTTTCTTGAGACCAGCCGCGAGGGCCTCTGCGCGCACTGCAAGACAGGTCTGCCCTTTGCACAAAACGGCGGGCGGCAGCACTTTCCATTTATCCCTGCGTGTGTTTCGCCGCTCAATTACGAGGGCAATGTGCGTGAATCGCTGCTGCGCTATAAATTCGGCGGCGCGACGGGGTACGCCAAGGTCTATGGCCGCCTCGTTGCCGGCACGGTGCGCGCGGAGCTGGCGGGGGAGTATGACCTCGTCACGTGGGTGCCGCTGAGCCGCAGGAGACTGCGCGAGCGCGGGTACGATCAGGCGCGTCTGCTGGCGAAAGCGACGGCGAAGGAGCTCGGCCTTCCGCTCACGCAGACGCTGCATAAGCAGCGCAACACGCAGCCGCAGTCCGGAACGGGCGACGCTGCCAAACGCCGCGCGAACATCACCGGCGCCTACCGCATGAAGCGGAGCGCGGACGTGACGGGAAAGCGCGTCCTGCTCATCGACGATGTCGTCACGACCGGCGCCACGCTCTCCGAGTGCGCGCGGGTGCTCGGCAAGGCGGGCGCGGAGCAGGTGGTGTGCGCCACGGTCGCGCGCTCCGCTGACTAA